Within the Salvia hispanica cultivar TCC Black 2014 chromosome 4, UniMelb_Shisp_WGS_1.0, whole genome shotgun sequence genome, the region TTCATTCGGTCGGCTATTAATTTGAAGTTGGGAGGGAAACCAAAGTGAATTTGCGCTTAAAACTTGCATTCTCAGCtccaaaaattttgaaatgctCCCGCGCTCTATTTTCACACTATTCAAcatcctcttcctctctcCCTCCATTTCTTGTTCCACCTCTCCCGTTTCCCTCTCTACTCAGGAACACAAAAATGGGGAAGCAAAGCAAAGCCAAGAAGCAAGAACATgtgggaaaaggaaaagtaacGCCAGTTCAGATCGCTTTCATCGTCGATCGATATCTGTCCGACAATAATTACATCCAGACGCGCTCCAATTTCCGATCCGAAGCATCGCATCTAATCGCCAAATCACCCGTTCAAGAagtaatttcaatttctcataTTCCGCTTTGTGTTTCGTGCTTTAGGTTTTCGGTTTATTGATCTGTGATTTGATAATTCATCTAGGCTCCGAAGAGCTTGCTCAGTTTGGGGGCGATTTTGGATGAGTACATCACATTGAAGGAGCAGAAGGTGTTGATAGATCAAGAGCGTCTCCGATTGGAACAGGAGAAATTTCGTGTTCAGAATTTGCTGAGTGGAATGCAGGAGGCTATGAATGCTTATAATAGCACTGGAAGTAATGTTATTACCCCTCCCCCACCGCTGCCGCCGCCCTCTGCTTCGGTGTCTATGACCTCTCAGGCTGAACTCGCCGTCGGGAGGCCTGCAGGTACCAATTTTGCCCTAATTTGGTTGTATATCTCTATTGAGAATTTGCGATGTCTCTTATGTCTCTGTCTCTGTTTACCCTAAAACCCTTTTTCTATTGAAAATGTCTCTCATGTTgaaaaacacaattttcaATACTCTTAAACAAACTCTGAATACCTTCACCTTGTATAAGAGAATGTAGTTTAAAATAAACTAGATACTGGATTCGCTGTTGACTAAGAAATGCTTCAGAAATCTGCACTAGCCTACTTGAAATTCATGCTTTTCTTTGGAGTGATGTCTGTGTTTGTTATTCAGGCTATTATCCTATGTACAACACTCCAGCTATGATGTCAACATCCAGGCCGTCCAATACTAGGAAAGTTAGCACACATTTATCCACTCCAATCACAAATCAAGCACCaaccaaaagaaaagaaatcaaaGATATCTCAGATGGTGCTGGAGCTTCTAAGAGGACTCGTAGAAGTAGTACACAGTCTAAAGGTAAATTATTTCTGTGGAGCACTATCATGGTTGTAGTTAAAATGATGTTAATGTGCtgtattttctaatttctcaGATGCTAGCATAGTTACACAATCAAACAATGTTGTCAAGGATCAAGAAACAACTGTGACAAATTCTTCTACTCAGTCGTTTGCTTGTGGTAATGCCAACAATGGATCACAAGTTCAAGGAACTAACGTTGTGAAATGTCTTTTCAACCAAGAAAGTTCATCAACACGAGCACATTCACCCGTCCCAAAAACACCCCCACTAGCATCTCCTTCTCAAACTGAAAAGTCCAGTTCCCCTTTAGAAATTTCAACTGCTAATTCCAGTAAAGATGTTACTCCCCAACAGATTATCTCTACCAACCGCACAATAATCTCCTCAGAGACCATACTCGTGAGCCCTAACAAGCAAATATCTTATTACTCAATAGAGAGAAATCATGTTACTTGCTCGCCTATTAAGTCAAATTTGAAGAGGTCCAACATGAAGGACCATGTTAAGGGAAGGCTTGATTTTGGCTCTTCTGAAATGCCAATGATCATGGAGAACCAAACAATTGATGGCAACTCAACATCTGAATCTGAGAAAGAAGGGGATGCTCTTGACTTGGATTTCTCGAGTTTAGACACTCTTGGTATGGATTTCAACCTTTCAGACTTTCTGTTGGACTTTGATATTGGAGGTGACTTGGCTTCATCTTCGAGGCAAGAGTTAGTTTCTTCACCGGATACATGTTCGGGGTAATTATTTGGCCTTCTCTATGAATTCTCTTCGTTATCAAATTGTTTTCTCAATAACCTAGTCTCTATGCCCCACCGTTTCAGGTCACCTCTTACCTCTGGAAACATTGAAATGGGTACTACTACACAAATCACATCAGAATATTCCTCAACCATGGCAGGACTTATAGGGGATACAAATATGAACTTAACTGGTAAGAAAAGAATCTAATGATCTCAGTAATTTTAGTAAAGTCTTGTGTTTCTTATTTGAAATGCTGAAATTTCTTTCATGATTTACTTGTAAGCAGGTGCAGATTCTGTTTCAGCTATGCGATCTGTCACCAAATGTATAACAATTGTTAGCCCTGGTAATTTTTGACCCCTATTATGCTGGTTCAATATACGTTGTGATGCATTGCTCTTCTTGAAGCATAGTTTTGCTTTGTTTGCAGTCAAAAATCAGAGAATGAACTCTGCTCAGAGTAACTATTTGATAGGCCATGATTGACACTAGTAACCTCTTCATCCCTATAACACTGACAAGCTACAAGGGATCACCGACAACAGCATTCACACTTGGGGTCTAGATTTGCTAGAattgatttattgtttatgCATGATGTAAATGcactataattattcataGACTTAGTATTCTAATTTTGTTCAAACGTTGACAGTGTATAGGAAAGAAGTTAATCAACAATGCATGAATGAAATATCTTTTGTCTGGATTTGGTTCTCATCTcatacaaaataacactatttCTCAGACAAGTATGTTACCAACTTGTCAATCTCATCCGGGCTCCCAATGTATATTGGAGTGCGTTGATGTATCTGCAAAAGACAGAAATCATGAGTTTCACAACATGTCTAGTTCAAGAAAGCTGTTGTAATCTCATAGATGCATCACCTGATCAGGCTTGATATCCAGTATTCGTTGTTTTCCATCTATTGCCTTCCCCCCAGCTTGCTCCACCAAATAGCTCATGGGTGCACATTCATACAACAACCTCAGATTACCATTCTTGCTGTTTTTGTTGTCTGGATTCCCATAGATTCCCCCCACCAGCAGCATTCTGTGAATCTCACCAACCAGACAACCTACATAACGGCCTGAATACGGCTTCCCATTGGGCCCAGGTTTCCTCAAGTCATCTAGATACTTCTGCAGTTTGGCATCAAAAAGATCATAGTTGCCTTCATTGAAGGAGTAGATTCTACCAGCATTTGGAATCTTGATGTTTGCATGGGTCAGCACGAATTCACCGTAGGCGGTGTCTAAGGTGAAAGCATACACTCCTCTCCCTATGGAGAGTGTGAAAACAACGGAGCTCGAGTACAAGCAATACCCTGCAGCCAAAAGGTTGCTCCCTGGCTGGCAGACGCTGACTACGCACTCCTGGCCTTCTTGGTCGAGCTACCATCAAATAAACATGAGAATATTTgcaacagcaagacgtgttgTACAAAATAGAGTTTGTACTGTTATTACCGTGGAATCATCGTCTAGGTTGACGAGGCATTGCTTGTCGGGGCCATAGATTCCGAAAATGGAGCCTGTAGTCATGCTAGTATCGATATTGGCAGAGCCATCAATGGGGTCGAAAACTACAATGTAATTGCCGGAATAGGTCTCTTCGACTGCAACTGGcacgtcttcttcttcggaTGCTATAATACCAGTCCTCCCGCTGGATCTGAGACAGCTGCAGAACAACTGGAAACCTCGTAGataagatatgaatgttgtcTGTAAATGTAATAAATGTGGGCAGCTACCTCATTAGAGATGACGTCGAGTTTCTTCTGATCCTCGCCTTGGATGTTGATGGTGCCATGAGCTCCGGTGAGGTTGAAGATGCTGGAGCGTTGGAGGAGTGAGGCGATCTGTTTGCAGGCCAAGGAGATGCTGGAGAGGACTATGGTGAGCTCGGCATCGATGTGGCCTGCTTGTTCCTGCTTCAGTAGCCACGTCGTCAGGTTTTCTATTTCGTATTTGTTTATGCTCTTCCTTTTAGCAGGCTCTGTTGCTGGCGGTGCTGCTATTCCAATCTCCACAGCTTTGCAACGTATTCCATCTCGGGGGCGGagagtggtggtggtggtggattGCGTCGTGCGGTGGGGACGTGATAGGCGGGTGGTGAGATGGGAGGCTGACCTGATCAGGCTGCTCCACCCCACTGCTTCAGCCATACTCCTCCCTTTCCCTCTCTATCTAAAATTATGTGGATGACTAGACCTCTGCTTATCTTCAGTCAAGTGGCAATTGTGTGAAAATGGTTGTGTAATCTAAGAGACAAAAGTGAGTGTGATGGTGACTAAAGTCTATCTTCATTCTTCACGAATTATGCTTCAAATACACTCTAAATTTCTTCTTAGATTTAAATAAACACTATTCTTTTCTCCAAATTGGCTTGAGTCTTAATCAGATGTTATTTTCATTGCTCAAGTGTTATATTTGAGGCATTTTAGTTCCTAGCAACTGGATATTCTTGTGCATCTGTAAACTTGTGGTCATTTGAATTTCTGGTCCTTTTTAAGtgtataaatatgaaaaactaATCATATGCATAAGTTTATCCTTTTTTGCCATGgacaaaaaatgaagaaaaccttgatcaaattacaattataactCGAAAGAATGTATTCAACCTAAAAACCAAGTTAATCATTTAAtccaaaaagaagaaagaaatgacAAGAAATCAATTAGTAAAAAACTGGAGTGTCACAGAAAGGtttaagattttgttttaGCATCTACAAATCTCTATTTAATATACTCTTCTTGGATTAGCTTCAACACCAgttgaaaaagtaagtgaCTGAGTAAACAAACATTAATAACAGTATTGCTTTATGTTGGTAAAAATTGACAATAGTCCGCAATTACAATCTTTGGCATTAATTAAGCTAAATATTTCTCTAATTTCTCCACCTCATCCACACTTCCAATGTACAACGGCACTCGTTGATGTATCTGCACACAAACAACACACCAAAATCAATCAATctcatcaaacaaaaaatcaatgaATAGAGTCGATGAATGCATGGATGCAAGATAGTGACCTCAGTGGGCTCGATATCGAGAATCCTGTGGTGGCCATCGGAGCCTTTTCCGCCGGCTTGCTCGACAATAAAGCTCATGGGAGCACACTCGTACAACAACCTCAACTTCCCATTCTTGCTCTTCTTATCCCTCGGGTAGCCGTAAATCCCGCCATAGAGCAAAGTGCGGTGGAAGTCCCCGACCAAGCTGCCGATGTAACGGGAGGAGTAAGGCTTGCCGGTGGGGCCGGGGTCCTTAAGATCGTCGATGTACTTCTTGAGCTTGTCGTCCCAGAGCTGGTAGTTGCCCTCGTTGAAGGAGTATATCTTGCCGGATTTCGGTATCTGGACTTGCTCTGTGGTGAGCACGAATTCCCCAAACATGGGATCTAGCGTGAATGCGTATACACCTTTGCCTATCGTCAACACGAATATGACGGAGCTCGAGTACATGCAGTAGCCTGCTGCTAGGAGGTTGTTCCCTGGCTGGCACACGTTCACCACGCACCTCTGTTCCACTGAGTCCAGCTGAAATAATGTCCAATGCATCAATTTGAGAATTCTAGGAATggatattatttgaataaaggTGCTGATGGACTTACTGTGCCGTCTTCTTGGATTTCGGCGAAGCATTCGTCGTTAGGGCTGTAGATGCCGAAGATGGAGCCGGTGGAGACTGCTGCGTCGATGTTGGATGATCCATCGAGGGGGTCGAAGACGACAATGTAGTTGCCGGAGTAGCTCTCCTCCACTGCCACCGGAACGTCTTCCTCCTCTGATGCTATGATCCCTGTCCTCCCACTTGATCTCAAGCAGTTTGAGAACACCTACAACAATTCCAAATCGAGTTTTAATGTTCactaaaataagagagacataaagaaaaattgagaatgGGTCCCAAACTTTAGCCATTAGAATGTTGCCTTTTGGGAAGTGTCAACAAAACTGTGATGGTGTTGGGTTACAAACACATCCCACATCAGATGAGTAAAGGAAGTTGGAAGCAATATCTAAGTGGGGTGACGCAAAAATAAATCTGTGTCCACCCAAaacggacaatatcaaactaataatatcaaaataatgtGCATCCATCCCGACAAATTGGTAGTACCTCGTTGGAGACGACGTCGAGTTTCTTTTGATCCTCGCCCTGGACATTGACGGCGCCCTGAACGCCGGTGAGATTGGAAATGCTGGCCCTCTGGACAAGGGAGGCAATCTGCTTGCAGGCCATGGAAATGCTGGAGAGAACGATGGTGAGCTCTGCGTCGATTGTGCCGACTTGTTCTTGCTTGAGAAGCCAGTTAGTCAGCGTCTCAATCTCATAACCGCTTTTCTTCTTCGTTGCACCGGTTCCCTCCGCCACCGCCATGCACCGGACGCCAACGCCGCCGGTCAAATTCGGCCGCCGCGGGCCGTGCCTGGATGAGCATGAGGCGAGTGTTTGAAGAGGTGAGAAACGGGAGATGGATTGGGAGCTGGAGAAGATAAGGCGGGATGCTGCTGTCGCCGCTGAAACCATGGCttcttttctctatttctttttctttttctttttaaggTGTGGTTTGGGATCATaccatttttatttggtttagTTCTTAGATTTCTATCTAGGAATTGAGAGGCTGTCGACGGTTTCTGTTTGTTGAGATCGGTCCCACTTATCCTCGTTCTGTTAGAATTTATAGGTGGACTGGaatttgtagtattatttttctgagATCACAGGCTGATACTCTCGAATATAGGcccatttatatatttcttcggctgagtttaattattttatcttgtagtaaattatttatctcaatttaattaaaatattaaacataataatttattgaaaaacaaaaatacataattaaaatctttaaaaaacaCAAGTTGTGTccaatttttatcaaaatgtgGTTGATTAGATCTTGTTGGAGTGCATTGTGGCGACTCTGGGATGCATACGTATTCACGGAATGGTGGCGGTGTACTTTGGTTTGTGGGACTAGTTGTGCGCAAATAAATGACTTCACAAAGATAAGATACCTTGGATAAATATCATTGGCGAGCTGATAATTCATGTTCTAGCTAGCGTCGATTAttggttttgaattttatcatCTTTCAAATATCGTTGAAGATGTTAGAGTGGTTGAGCACGTTTATATAGTTCTTCAATCCCGGGACACTGAGAAATGCATACTAATCAACTGGCGACCACTTCTAGCACCATTGTCAAATGAttgcctttgtggccgctgGTGTATGCCCCTCTCCATATTGTGGGACAATTTCATGGGCAATGCACGTAGTCAATGCTGCCAAGCATGTTGAAAAAACTATGGCGTGCTTCGTGAAGGCACAATAACTGTTGCGGTCGTTGGTTGTAAGCACCCTCAAGTATTCTGCACCGAAGGTGTCGCAAACATCCATGCAGAAAAATTTCAAGCACTCATAATCATTGGTTTCGACAACGTGTACGTACTCGTCAAAGATGTCCAAACTTCCCCCAATGGTGAGCTGTCATGAGGCAAATGTACACTTCTGAAATGTTAAAAGACCTTGCTAACTTTCTTCACGAGCCACCAATATACCTTCTATGTGCAAGAATAACTCTCGACACATATGAAAACAGCATCAAAAGGCGTCTGGCCCCCATTGGGGCTGATAGAAAAGTAATCCTCGAAGAGCCTTTCCACAACAAGCTCTCGTTCTAGATGCATGTATCGTTGGGTTCTTGGTGTAGGAACCGGGGGAGGATTGGCGTATTACTCATGAGCTCGATGAAGATACACAATCAGCCTTTTAACCTCTTCGTCggatgaatttttttcattgttggGATTCATACTTGGGAAATTATTCATATCCTAACgctaaatatatgtaaaacacTTGTAAGTCCATTGAATCTTGTGATCtcacggttagattaatgacaaatgtcatctaataatgtattAGCCTAACAATGTAGCTTGGAtaataatgtactccctccgtccataaaagttgagtcgtattcctttttagtttgtcccaacaaagttgagtcatttccttttttaacaaaagacaaaatatctaatcactcttactttattccatcatttactttactctctcttatctttcctacttttttcatctctcctatttatttaatataaattcttaatctccgtgcccaaaagttttgtttcaacttttatgggacggagggagtagcattttagtataataatgtGGATCTTTAGTCTtataa harbors:
- the LOC125217782 gene encoding uncharacterized protein LOC125217782, which produces MGKQSKAKKQEHVGKGKVTPVQIAFIVDRYLSDNNYIQTRSNFRSEASHLIAKSPVQEAPKSLLSLGAILDEYITLKEQKVLIDQERLRLEQEKFRVQNLLSGMQEAMNAYNSTGSNVITPPPPLPPPSASVSMTSQAELAVGRPAGYYPMYNTPAMMSTSRPSNTRKVSTHLSTPITNQAPTKRKEIKDISDGAGASKRTRRSSTQSKDASIVTQSNNVVKDQETTVTNSSTQSFACGNANNGSQVQGTNVVKCLFNQESSSTRAHSPVPKTPPLASPSQTEKSSSPLEISTANSSKDVTPQQIISTNRTIISSETILVSPNKQISYYSIERNHVTCSPIKSNLKRSNMKDHVKGRLDFGSSEMPMIMENQTIDGNSTSESEKEGDALDLDFSSLDTLGMDFNLSDFLLDFDIGGDLASSSRQELVSSPDTCSGSPLTSGNIEMGTTTQITSEYSSTMAGLIGDTNMNLTGADSVSAMRSVTKCITIVSPVKNQRMNSAQSNYLIGHD
- the LOC125217783 gene encoding fructose-1,6-bisphosphatase, chloroplastic-like, with the protein product MAEAVGWSSLIRSASHLTTRLSRPHRTTQSTTTTTLRPRDGIRCKAVEIGIAAPPATEPAKRKSINKYEIENLTTWLLKQEQAGHIDAELTIVLSSISLACKQIASLLQRSSIFNLTGAHGTINIQGEDQKKLDVISNELFCSCLRSSGRTGIIASEEEDVPVAVEETYSGNYIVVFDPIDGSANIDTSMTTGSIFGIYGPDKQCLVNLDDDSTLDQEGQECVVSVCQPGSNLLAAGYCLYSSSVVFTLSIGRGVYAFTLDTAYGEFVLTHANIKIPNAGRIYSFNEGNYDLFDAKLQKYLDDLRKPGPNGKPYSGRYVGCLVGEIHRMLLVGGIYGNPDNKNSKNGNLRLLYECAPMSYLVEQAGGKAIDGKQRILDIKPDQIHQRTPIYIGSPDEIDKLVTYLSEK
- the LOC125217553 gene encoding fructose-1,6-bisphosphatase, chloroplastic-like; translation: MVSAATAASRLIFSSSQSISRFSPLQTLASCSSRHGPRRPNLTGGVGVRCMAVAEGTGATKKKSGYEIETLTNWLLKQEQVGTIDAELTIVLSSISMACKQIASLVQRASISNLTGVQGAVNVQGEDQKKLDVVSNEVFSNCLRSSGRTGIIASEEEDVPVAVEESYSGNYIVVFDPLDGSSNIDAAVSTGSIFGIYSPNDECFAEIQEDGTLDSVEQRCVVNVCQPGNNLLAAGYCMYSSSVIFVLTIGKGVYAFTLDPMFGEFVLTTEQVQIPKSGKIYSFNEGNYQLWDDKLKKYIDDLKDPGPTGKPYSSRYIGSLVGDFHRTLLYGGIYGYPRDKKSKNGKLRLLYECAPMSFIVEQAGGKGSDGHHRILDIEPTEIHQRVPLYIGSVDEVEKLEKYLA